In a genomic window of Rhopalosiphum maidis isolate BTI-1 chromosome 4, ASM367621v3, whole genome shotgun sequence:
- the LOC113558280 gene encoding uncharacterized protein LOC113558280: protein MFAVAVLIYSIQALHPSIMVSGHIIKKQKSETDYKAQGAAAAGDVIAATGGIIAAGSLATGPFAPVVASIGGITAASGGLISVISRAADQSCREFGCHNNRCWSYCSIGNQCIPFLITVDSNLLGFAEDVTNRVTRHSLSYVSMTETESQPHPSSPSFDNGIRAYHKKAKIRTDYKAQGAAAAGDVIAATGGIIAAGSLATGPFAPVVASIGGITAASGGLISVISRAADQSCREFGCHNNRCWSYCSIGNQWCYTTKTYSQSYAYVSCTRDDECNGCWKCGGPCTV from the exons atgtttgcTGTTGCTGTATTGATATACAGCATCCAAGCTCTCCATCCTTCGATAATGGTATCCGGGCATATcataaaaaagcaaaaatcAGAAACGGATTATAAAGCTCAAGGAGCTGCTGCAGCCGGAGATGTAATAGCAGCTACCGGTGGTATTATAGCCGCAGGATCGTTGGCTACAGGCCCATTTGCACCAGTTGTAGCGTCAATTGGAGGAATAACCGCTGCCTCTGGAGGTTTGATATCAGTGATTTCAAGAGCAGCCGATCAGTCGTGTCGTGAATTTGGTTGTCATAACAATCGTTGCTGGTCTTATTGCAGCATAGGAAATCAATG TATACCTTTTCTAATAACAGTTGACAGTAATCTTTTGGGATTTGCTGAAGACGTGACCAATCGTGTCACTCGTCATTCTTTGAGTTATGTTTCTATGACAGAAACCGAATCACAACCG CATCCAAGCTCTCCATCCTTCGATAATGGTATCCGGGCATATcataaaaaagcaaaaatcAGAACGGATTATAAAGCTCAAGGAGCTGCTGCAGCCGGAGATGTAATAGCAGCTACCGGTGGTATTATAGCCGCAGGATCGTTGGCTACAGGCCCATTTGCACCAGTTGTAGCGTCAATTGGAGGAATAACCGCTGCCTCTGGAGGTTTGATATCAGTGATTTCAAGAGCAGCCGATCAGTCGTGTCGTGAATTTGGTTGTCATAACAATCGTTGCTGGTCTTATTGCAGCATAGGAAATCAATGGTGCTATACAACCAAAACATACTCTCAAAGTTATGCATATGTATCTTGTACACGCGACGATGAATGTAATGGGTGTTGGAAATGTGGAGGTCCGTGCACGGTgtga
- the LOC113558279 gene encoding uncharacterized protein LOC113558279 has product MALLKFENMFAVAVLIYSIQALHPSIMVSGHIIKKQKSETDYKAQGAAAAGDVIAATGGIIAAGSLATGPFAPVVASIGGITAASGGLISVISRAADQSCREFGCHNNRCWSYCSIGNQWCYTTKTYSQSYAYVSCTRDDECNGCWKCGGPCTV; this is encoded by the coding sequence atggcaCTCctcaaatttgaaaatatgtttgcTGTTGCTGTATTGATATACAGCATCCAAGCTCTCCATCCTTCGATAATGGTATCCGGGCATATcataaaaaagcaaaaatcAGAAACGGATTATAAAGCTCAAGGAGCTGCTGCAGCCGGAGATGTAATAGCAGCTACCGGTGGTATTATAGCCGCAGGATCGTTGGCTACAGGCCCATTTGCACCAGTTGTAGCGTCAATTGGAGGAATAACCGCTGCCTCTGGAGGTTTGATATCAGTGATTTCAAGAGCAGCCGATCAGTCGTGTCGTGAATTTGGTTGTCATAACAATCGTTGCTGGTCTTATTGCAGCATAGGAAATCAATGGTGCTATACAACCAAAACATACTCTCAAAGTTATGCATATGTATCTTGTACACGCGACGATGAATGTAATGGGTGTTGGAAATGTGGAGGTCCGTGCACGGTgtga